The window GCACAAATAGAAAGAATCATATCAGAAATTTCGCTGCACAAATTGCACCTCACTATAGTCCCTCTGAAAATGGCTGTCGTTTCTGGTGCAGTAGCAGCATGCATGTCCAGCAAAGAAGGCAATACACGATTGGACGTAGGAGATAACAGCAGCCACCAAAGCAAGAGAAGCTGTTGCCCACATTTCGGTTGTCCCAAAGTTTGAAGTTTCAATTGTTGCAATTACAAACGTGACAATCGCAACAGTAGCTGTCAGTATCCACCACGGTCCCACCAAAGTCTTGATCTAGAAAGTAAACACAATCATTAAACCACACTGCgactagtcacgtgaccaggtAACACACCCAAGTTGATGGCTTCCTGTCGTGTATCCACTGAACCAGGATTGCCAGAGACGAATTAAGAATGAGCTGCAACAGCAAGGAAACAATGAGAATTGATATTGACACCCGGTAATCTCCCCACACCATGACCGTGAAGTCTGGCGACCTTATAGCAGGGAAAGGCTACCAAACGCACAAGGACACTCTGACCCAGCAAACAGATGCTGGCATGATGTAAAGCCGTGAGACTCATGTTCAGACCTCCTCAGCCCGAGTTGCTTCACCAAGTGTGCTAGCTGTCACACGTGCTAGCTGCTAAGTAGGCATAGGACCGTGTTGTTTCACACATGTTGTTGGTAAATTTATAAAAGTAGGAAGACCAACTACACATGTGAAACCACGTAGTCCTAtgcacacgtgacagctagcgcacgtagTGAAGTAACCCCTCTGGAAGCAACCCATACAACACAAGggtagcctcgccccagatgcagtgttgattgcagtcctgGATGCATTTCCATCACCATCCggactgcaatccacactgcatcTGGGCAAGGCTAACAAAAAGGAGGAGGACTAGGAACGGACAATGTTGCTAACCGGATATCAAGATGgtaacaaaaattattttgtaGCAAATGATGTAATTAGAGCCACACCTACTCCTGATTTTACACCCCTTGCATAGGCATGGGTACAGGGCACGTGCTGCCTCAACTTTCCAGCTGTCAAGTGACCTGCTAATATATAAGGGTACAGACATAAAAACTAACACAGACATGACATACTGCACTAACACTATAGTGTTAATGTTGGTTTCCTATTTTTGTTGTGTAACATGCACCGGTAATCAATAATACACTTTGTTGTGGAGAGCCACGCCCTCTtagaaaaatgaaaatgtGTGTCCTCTCAAccaaattatatatatatatatatatatatatatatatatatataataaaatatatatttctatATAAACCCTCCCacgtgggtatctaacacacattatccagaaaacatgtctgtacaatCTAAAGCCAGTCTATGCAATATAATTTTGGCGTTATATAGCCAGATTTTCACCCACAGTTGTTCATGCATGTTACTGACTGCctggctgactgtcaaatttcttttgaaagatagacgtcgtgcgatggtcttcattcaatacttccaaactgtGTGGTGACCACAGGCCAAGAGATTTGCACACAAGAGGGTGGAAAATACTCCCAGTAGATGtgacattggcttcatgaCGTTGGTCTTTTTCCCTTTCTccagctatatatatatatatatatatatatatatgttctTACGTCTCTCTGACTGTCTTGTGTAACGAATTCCTGGACTTGTCACTGCATGTGCAATGTCACCAAACCCATTTCCGCCAATAGATATCAAATTTAGAAGGAAAAATGAAGGGGTTGGGTTGTTGTTGGCTACGTGAAACTGTACAATCTTTCTAGCCTcacaagccaggctcttccgtgCAGTCGCTAAACTCAACTCACCCGAATTAAgcgaggaggagcttttagacaagattccggcaaaagctcctcctcctcgcgtgattcacgtggGTTTTTTGACTGCGCGAAAGAGCCTGGCCTGCGAGGCTACAACAATAATGGGGGCGTACACCGGATCCGGAACTTTCAGTACGTCTTAGATACACAACACGGAATTCAATATGCGCGAGGCTATCATTATGAAATGCTTACCGTACCAAGAGTCCTGTTGATAGAGGAAGACAGAAAGCGTACCGGCGCATAGATTTCCCAAAGCTGCTCGACATCCAGAAACGGTACCTCTCGTCTATTCTGTGAGCACCGTACAATTGGAGAAATACCAGACCCAGGCCGAGTAGTTCGCAGATGACGCAAAGAAAAACGTAAACGACTGTCCGTCGTCGCTGAAGACGAGAGTAGTTACGATCCACCACAACAGAATTCATAGCTGATCAGGTAATCCTGGTATATTGGCATACGGGCAATAGACGATATAAGGGGGCGAAgattctagagcatgcgcaatctcgttAATAACGctcacctttcgccgatctcgctgtacacgaagtccacgtttccgggtctgcttctgaaccgtagatcatcttgccgttgactaggctttaagtaagttcactacttaccattttgtgcatcttgtgagagactttgcctgcgtagagacgcctAGGAAGCCATTTTTTGAATCTAGGCTTCTCGAGGGCtgatcaagctgaagtcgcctgattcacactctaaacagatacacgtggagtgaaaagacagactactcatttcCTAGCGATGGAAGTTCTAGCTATCAGGTGAAGATTTGTGGTAGCGGTCGGGGTAACCGAACATTACACACTATTTGGCTGAATAGGACTACTTGTTTCTCCCATCTAGCGTTTTTGAACCgtggaactgtgaaactgtgtatcttgtcgaactagagtcagcaaaaattcGTCTAGCCTATTCAACCCTTCATGAAAGGCGGAGAGCTCATGAGCatacatcacttgatgtaccttggcctgattctttgtttgctatacagacttggctgctggttcaatccTACTCCACACTCAGAGGCGAATCCAGAACCCAATCGAAGGGGGCACAAAAACCAATCAGGAatagtatgacgtcacattcATTAAAAGTGATGTGAAATTGCTTTAGTCGTCCATTAAATTAAGGTGACAGATGTGTCAAATTCTGTTCCGAGAAACATGTATAGATATCTTGACTTCGTTTAGAACTACAGAAGACAAGTAAAACTGCAGCAAAGCCTTTCTGGTAAGGAAGCTTTGGTCATGAGATGAAGCAAGTTGACTGGATAATCTGAGTTCATGCACTGACTGACGAAAATAATCAGAAGACGTATTTCTGaagggggcacgtgccccccgGTTCCCCCGTCTGGATCCGCCTGTGATGtcactgtatcaagcacatttctcgacATGAAATCTGTATAACTTGATTTATCATTTGGAAGTGTGTTGATCGAGAATGCCTTGCCTTTCCTTGCAACGCAGACTTTACAGATGCGAGGTCTTGCTCGAGAACTCTAaccttgttttgaagttccactatttcatttgcttgctgttcaattattcgaCATAAACCATCAGCatcagtgacattttcgacaatcaacatcttcacttctAGGATCACTAGCCAGACAcacgtcttgatcaactgcgcctgcagatgaggtagaacagcctctgctttctgatttagacattacagctatggaatagctaGTGCGTGCGtattgtgttactttagacataactgttgctgagACTTGTAACTGGCATTGCTAATTGTAATAGacagactgtagtgtacgtgtactgtactctgaacCGCGTCAGTActtatcgagtgcaagttatcacagtaagaacttcgacttggccaatcacctAGATACAGAAGCAAGCCAGACTGCCTAGAAACAACACGAaacgtcctacatgtctgATTACCCCAAATGcgttcccaggtggcatgatttcactcgccaaaactaatccatcactaggcaatgagtagttttgtgcttccactccacgtgtatctgttcagagtgtgaaacaggcgacttcagcttgaacagcagtctcgtACCCTCGAGAaaccgtactcaagaaatggcttcctacgcgtctctacgcaggcaaagtctctcacaagatgcacggaATGGTaagtactgtaaatcaacaaaatttcgtaaGCATCTAACTTTTGTAAATTTCATAAGCGAGCTCTGATTTACCAAAGTTACATGCTCACTAAATTTTGTCGCTCTGGATTTCTAGTGACACTTTGCCTAGAGTACTGTACGCGCAGGCCCGGATCCGGgaattttgaaagagggggttcaccgttagcagttataataattatttatagcattactaattttctcttttctaatgaaattatatgaaattactgaaccacgcctattggaaagaGGAGGTTGCTGCAATCCCCTGACACCATTTGGGTCCGGGCCTGACGTGTGTACTAGTAATCGTCACGTGTCACGCGTGCCAGACAGACTAACACTTGTACACATAGGAGGCAGCCTTGTGcctgtgcatcttttattGTGGATCCTTCgcgcaaacgggatccgaaagatttcttgcaaatgggatccgagccgcgtgctgataccgaccgcttcaacctcttcatcgataacaatgcaacgtctctacGCTTACTCTAGTCTAGCAGTTGTATGGCCGCGCTCTTTACGGCGACGCGAAGGGCGTCATTTGCATAAtgcctttcactgtgccaaatgcaccgaAACAGATCACAGATCGCTTTCCAACTATTCTTGCAAACTCTAGAAAATAAAAGAAGTCAACAGAataagtttggagtcgctgcgttgtttcctcgctttactacaaaaaggatcctgCTTGTAcgaaatttcttgcaaacgggatcctttttgtagtaaagcgacgaaacaacgcagcgactccaaacttgttctgctgacttcttttgttttctagagtctgcaaaaaatagttggaaagcgatctgtgacatgtttcggtgCATTGGCACAGTGGAAGGCATTATGCAAATGACGACCTCTGCGTCGCCCTTGCTAGAGAGCGCggccgtacaactgctagagtaagcgtagagacgttgcattgttatcgacgaagaggttgaagcggtcggtatcagcacgcgCCTGGGGTCCCATTTGCAAGAAATCTTTCGGATCCCGTTTACAGGAAGGATCTAGACTAAgacaggggcggcggagccgggggggatggggggctagagcccccccaactttatcaactttatgctgtagaatttctgctttctgtaatgtttaccctttcagccccctcaactttcaactcgctccgccgcccctgtaAGAGATGCACAGCCACTAGCAGATATGTACGAGCggtgctgtggttttgacATGTCAGCACGTGGACACCTGTGAGATACTGCTatgacatgtacacatgcgTAGGCGCTTAGCAGATACTTACAcgtggtgctgtggttttgattTTCTGTCGATTTGATGTTCTGCACAGCAAAGTGGCTATGTATATCAACGCTTACAAAAGTTGGCTGCTCACGAAATGGCGAATTTGGACACTTACGAAAGTTTTCCGCttacgaaattttgttgatttacattatatagtgaacttacttacgaAGTgcgttaccctcgagattgcgcatgctctagaagctccgccctcTATATTTGTTGGTATATTTCCTTGTGGACACCTCTCTTTTGTGTCTGGCAGGTGAAAGTGTCGTCAGCATTTGTGCATTATTTTCTAATCATTTTGTGTAGGTTTTTAGATACAAATTGGATAATTGATGTACCAGCGCGCGTTAATTTATTACttgtctaacgcgcgttacacAACATGTTTTTCTGGGAAACTGGGAAACTGGTAGCAATTGCTCCCTCAACTTTTTCAAGATGACAGACTTAGAAACTGAAAACTGACACTAGCACGTACTGCAGCTAGCCCCATAAAATTTTTGCGACTAAGTCATTTGCTGGGCGTAACAGCGAATTAGCGCGAAAAATATTAATTCTAAAACTCTAGCGACCATATCCTTCTATCTCATTTTCCTACGCCTCTTCTTGTGATACTGTTAATGTTGGTTTCCTGTTTttagctatgttacatacttaTGTACATTTGAGCTTGTTGTGCAGAGTCAAGCCCTCTCACGCAAATTTGTGCCCCATGCTAGTCCGTGTGGACAACACAATTATTAGGCGCTCGGGTAtcctaattagctaaagagTAGAAGCATTTCAACTTTGGTAAGTTGAGCAGGAGAGTGTGAAGGAGCGTACGTGAGAAcatcctaattaattaatttctctACGTCTAACTACTGCATTCGCCTCTAGATGCAGATTGTTGACTAGAATGTCAACTGTCAAATAAAATTTATGCTACCGTACTGCCAATTTTTGTAGATTCGTTACTGCATGTAGCTGCATTATCCACCTGAGAGTTCCGTCAAGAGCGTCACGTACTCTGTAGGCGATAACACCACTTATTGAGGGCGTGGTTcgttaaaattattattgtatttaatctCGTGTTATTTGACAATCAAACAGTCCTAAAACATGTTAGTATTGACATGTTACGTGTTGTCTATGACGTCACATCTTCAACTTTATTGACAAGCTCCTCACTTTGAGACCCACGTGACGTCCTTGTTTCCGTACTTGTTGTCTTTCCAAGGGCATCCGGTACTATGAGCTAGGATAGGCGTTACCCCAGTTTTGAGGGTGTGGTTTGTTAGAATTATTACCCGATGCCCGGATATCTGGggtaagggtatagtagtcgtctgacGTGCGACCGACCGTACGACCGTTTATATAAACTCgattagcacagatgcaaatgaagctattccgaccaatagacgagaagtggtgtcattgcTGACCAATAGACCAGAcatggtgtcattactgaccaatagacgaacgtgatgtcatcacaaGGCTCCACCTTTCTTTGtctggtagctgctaacgagaattcggccatcggtcgtccatcctgtacatggtgtttagtcctttgctttacataaagagtttagcacatagaaacaacgcctagtctacatttgcacgtgcacgtattcccaccaacaaccaggcatCTATAGTTAAAGAGCGAAGGTGCTGGATTTAGGCGCCATGCTGTACGTGTGGCTGTACCTGACTTTTAACATTTGCTTGTTCCATAGTGTTTCTGCAGtctgaattttcggtgtgtgGCGGAGCGGccgcggtgttgttgcaataATCACTAGTGTCGTACGTCTTCGACATGCAGAAATTTTGAAAAGGGGCACGTGACAGCgagtctgtttgtcggacgaagcgactgacctgtaactAGGTTCGCAAGTCTGGAGATGCGGCTTTGCATCTTTGTTTTAGACGAACGCATTGGAAAGCTAgctgagacgagtgggttgggctaaaacctcagtacatgtatgcaaaacattgtcacgtgacgagatatgtgattacatacaccagCCGAGGATTTAGCACTGTATATTATAACGTGCTGTTCTATtcattattgtatttaatctCGGATTGTTTGAGAATAAAGCAGTCTAAAACATCGAAATAGAATGAATCCTActccagcatcagcgtcatgcatattgtgaaccatgCAAGCTCTactaattaatgtatcttACCCACCCATGAATCCCCCTGAAATTCCTGCAGATCTTCTATGGACTACAGTATGAGTCACCCATATCTACAAACTACCGACACACCTGACCAAGCATCCATAATGTTGCCGTTTCTATCTACTATATCGGTTCACGATTTCTCGATCCTGAACAACCAGATGAAAGCCACTTCCTAAAGAGTTTGCATCTGCATGTAATTGTCACGGAAGTTATTGTTTCTGACACAGTAGCAGCAAGCATGTCCAGCAAAGAAGGCAGCACAAGACAGGACATAGGAAATCACAGCACTGAAAAACACTAGACAGGCTGTTGCCACCATTTCTCCTGATGCTGCCTTTCCTTCTGTCATGTAGTTGACACTGTCTATTGTTGTCATTACAAATGTCACGGTTGCAACAGTAGCTGTCAATATCCACCATGGTCCGACCATAGATCTGAACTAAACATAATAGACATTGGCCATCATTGAGTAAGCATTCAATGTCACTTGATGATCGTACACATTTTACAGAAGTTTCCCTATTGTCTGTCCACTGCACGAGGATCGCCAGAGATGAGTTGAACATGAGCTGTTGAAcatttgtatatatacacaaacCACAATCAcaattgatatatatatatatatatatatatatatatactattatCTACATAGATGTGTATGAATCAATCCTAAAGAACCGTGATGGTGGCACCTAGACCAGGTCTGGATAaatgtcatttcaattttagcaAATTAAGTTTTCTGTAACAATATATATAGGTGTGATAGTATATATGAGATTGATTGGTTCCACATACCAGCAACAGACAATCGACTTTGGAAGTTATTCTTGCACTCTTGCTTCTTTGCTTGACTTAATTCTACTTTCCAGCTCTATaacatggtcacgtgaccacaccTACAAATGATAGGTATACTTCCACTAGAGATACTCAGCAACTGCCATCTAGGTCTAATCATTAACAATGAAGAGTGCCATCGAATTAGATGTCTAACACAGATGTATGACTGTCATTCCTAGACAACCTCCGACCCATTCTGAATCCACATCTAAAAGCCTCCTCTATGTCTGACTGCATGGCAACAATACTATGATATGcattgcaacatttctgctaACTATCAGATCTCTCTTTCATCATTCCCTTGATCGACCCAAAGGAATGAATGCTAGAGTCATGCAACATCAaggctattaattaaatttagacATGACACCATGTTTACACGATTTCCCGAGACATACATTCTAAAGTAACCATTCCGCAATTCATGATCAGTGGTATGCCATTTACGCTGTCAAGCACAGCTGTGGCTACAGCTCATCAATTAATGATCAGCtgcactgtttgtgtgtctgtctgtttgtctgtctgtgtgtctatctgtgtccgtctgtctgtttgtctctgtgtgtgtccgtcaatctgtctgtttgtgtgcccgtctgtctgtcccgtctgcctgtctgtctgtttgttcgacCCTCGAGATCTCGAGGTCACACATGCGTTGTCCTCGTTACTTGTCATAGAAATCTCTCTTCCAGAAGCAGGGAGAAAGAAAATATTAAAAACTCTAGTAAACCCTAGAAAGTTAAGAAGACCACCGACGTAGCGTGcatggtcctcaagtttggaggCTGATCAATCACACtacaaagccacgcccatttacTTTTTCTCTAACTAGGCGTGTACTTCAACAGAAAGAACGTCCGCCATGCCGGGACAGTGTAATTGACAAAGATTCATCTTCCTGTTTGGTGACCTGAGGGAAACATGGCGCTTTTCCTTGACACGCTTACAAAGATGGGAAGATGGGAAGCTAGCACCCAGTGCCCCTCCCCATGCCCATCCGAGGCTGCAATCAACACctcgtctggggcgaggctaccATGACGCTACGCTAGTGAGAAGACTTAGGTCATCTGGAAACGGTCCACAGCGTATAGAAGTCGAAAGACCTGGCTTCAACATTAGAGATATTTACATGAAGAAATTTCCCCTAGATAGAGAGGAATGCATCTCTAGATATTGAAACTGTCTAGCTAGACGCCCCTGGGAAAACTGGAGCCTTTTTTACACATTCCCCAGTccttcgtttgtttgtttgtttgcttgttatcGACTGGAAGAATGCATTTCATGCCTAGACCAGCTCCCCACTTTCAGGGACCAAATAGTAGAGTGACGCAAGGGTGTCTAGAATGCAAGGCTGTACAACGGAAAGAAATAAAGTGCATACCATACCAACAATCCTGTCGTCAGAGGAAGGCAGTAGCCGTATGCGGCCATGGACTCACCATAGCTGTCGTAGCTGTAGTCATCATAGAACCTGTACCATGCGTACTCACCCCTTGTCAGTTTGTTAGCGCCGTAAAACTGCAGGAATACCATACTCAAGCCCATTAGTTCACCCATGATGCAAAGAATAACATAGAGAGTCTTTCCTCGCCGAGGACGAGGACCGACAGGAGCCACAACATAGGCGGGCTGCAGAATCATTATCAACAGTGTAGGTATCCCGTATCTATTAGGGTAAACAATGAAATCAGGTATTTCGTAGCTATACTTTGCATGTAACGTCTCGTTTACTGTTTGTGGTACTTTGGTACATACAGATTGTACTGTAGAAACAAAACCGTTGACTTGCGCTTGACAAtgtagtgttgttgttgttgttgttgttgtcgtcgtcgttgttgttgttgtgtctgtctgtctgtctgtctgtccgtccgtccgtccgtgtgtgtgtgtgtgtgtgtgtgtgtgtgtgtgtgtgtgtgtgtgtgtgtgtgtgtgtgtgtgtgtgtgtgtgtgtgtgtgtgtgtgagtgtctgtctgtctgtctgtccgtgtgtgtgtgtgtgtgtgtgtgtgtgtgtgtgtgtgtgtgtgtgtgtgtgtgcgcgcgcgagCGTTGCACTTGAactttgcaagttcaagtcaccgtgatttcttgggcaagaaactcacacacaattgcctctctcgattcaggaatataaatgagtacctggttattgactggggtggaaaAGGCCCCCCTgaactgcgacaaagtccatcagcaaCTGGagtccgggtgggacttcgggtgctcacaccacagttggcgtcacaGTCGGAGCTCCTGCGAGTATCTGGTCAGGcttcaggagattgcttagcacggcccatagctcgtGCACAGGCCCAACCATCTCGCAGGGGCGTGACGGTCTAATGGCAGCTCCCTAGCCATTtgtatgtgcacgtgtgtgtgtgtgtgtgtgcacgtgtgtgtgtgtgtgtgtgtgtgtgtgtgtgtgtgtgtgtgtgtgtgtgtgtgtgtgtgtgtgtgtgtgtgtgtgtgtgtgtgtgtgtgtgtgtgtgtgtggatggggtaagggtctggctatgcaaaactagtgcgtgcgtgcgtgtgttgtgaTGC of the Corticium candelabrum chromosome 7, ooCorCand1.1, whole genome shotgun sequence genome contains:
- the LOC134182576 gene encoding uncharacterized protein LOC134182576 isoform X1, whose protein sequence is MNSVVVDRNYSRLQRRRTVVYVFLCVICELLGLGLVFLQLYGAHRIDERYRFWMSSSFGKSMRRYAFCLPLSTGLLLILNSSLAILVQWIHDRKPSTWIKTLVGPWWILTATVAIVTFVIATIETSNFGTTEMWATASLALVAAVISYVQSCIAFFAGHACCYCTRNDSHFQRDYSEVQFVQRNF
- the LOC134182576 gene encoding uncharacterized protein LOC134182576 isoform X2, with the protein product MNSVVVDRNYSRLQRRRTVVYVFLCVICELLGLGLVFLQLYGAHRIDERYRFWMSSSFGKSMRRYAFCLPLSTGLLVRSFLIRLWQSWFSGYTTGSHQLGSRLWWDRGGY
- the LOC134182615 gene encoding uncharacterized protein LOC134182615 isoform X1, translating into MGELMGLSMVFLQFYGANKLTRGEYAWYRFYDDYSYDSYGESMAAYGYCLPLTTGLLLMFNSSLAILVQWTDNRETSVKCFRSMVGPWWILTATVATVTFVMTTIDSVNYMTEGKAASGEMVATACLVFFSAVISYVLSCAAFFAGHACCYCVRNNNFRDNYMQMQTL
- the LOC134182615 gene encoding uncharacterized protein LOC134182615 isoform X2 — protein: MGELMGLSMVFLQFYGANKLTRGEYAWYRFYDDYSYDSYGESMAAYGYCLPLTTGLLLMFNSSLAILVQWTDNRETSFRSMVGPWWILTATVATVTFVMTTIDSVNYMTEGKAASGEMVATACLVFFSAVISYVLSCAAFFAGHACCYCVRNNNFRDNYMQMQTL